The window TTATTTTAGGTCTTTTTTTATTACTAACATTTAACCAAGATTTGATTACATCTGCAAGTACTCCATCAACATCTAAGGCTACTTTCATAAGTTATCTATTCACTGATTTTTTTAAATTCATCTAGAAGTTTTTTTTGTTGTTTATTGAGTTTTTGAGGAATGTTTACCACAATTCTAACATATTGATCTCCTCTACCTCTAGAATTTATGTATGGTACTCCTTTTCCCTTAAGCTTTACAATAGTATTGGGTTGACTTCCAGAATCAACTTTTATTTTTTCAGAACCTTCAAGAGTTGGAACAATAATATCACAGCCTAAAGCAGCGTCAACCATTGAAACATTATGATCATAAAAAATATCTTTTCCATCTCTTTTAAATATTGAATGAGGTTGAACTCTAACTCGTATAATCAAATCACCGTTAGAACCATTAGGGATCTCATTTCCTTCATTTTGTACAGTGTAATCACCTGAATCTATCCCAGGTGGAATTTCAAAAGTTACTTTTTTGGAACCTTGTTTAATGGCTCTTCCTTTACAATCATCACATGGAGTTTCAATTATTGTACCATTGCCTCTACATGAAGAACATGGAACAGCAGTAACAAAGGAAGCAAATCCCATATTTCTACTCTGTCTTACTTGTCCTTGACCATTACATGAAGAACATGTTTTCTTGTTGGTACCGGGTTTACAACCAGTTCCATTGCAAGTATTACATTGGATTTGTTTATTGATTTCAATTTCCATTTTTTTACCATGTAAAACATCCTCCAATGTCACAGAAGTTTGGTAAAGAATATCAGAGCCTCTTTGTTGATTAAATCCAAATCCTCCGCCTCCACCACGACCAAATATTGATTCAAAAATGGATTCAAATCCGCCTCCACCACGACCAAATATATCACTGAAATCACCACGTGCACCTTGAAAAATATCTTCACTACTATATCGTCCATCTACACCTGCATGACCATGTTGATCATAGATTTGTTTTTTTTCAGGATCTGATAAAACGGCATATGCTTCTGAAATTTCTTTAAAATGTTCTGCAGCCTCATCAGATTTATTTCGATCTGGATGAAATTTTAAAGCTAATTTTCTATATTGTTTTTTAATCTCTTCTGGCGAAGTTGTTTTTGAAACTCCTAAAACCTCATAGTAATCACGTTTTGCACTCATAAGTCATTCCTTTATTGTGAATGCCGTATAAATGATTGAATTTAGAAAACTAATTGGATTTATTTTCATCAGTTGAAGATGATTCATTAGGTTGTCCTTCAGCAGATCCTTGTTGTCCTTCTGGACCAGGTGGTGGGGTTGCATTTTTGTAAAGCTCAGTAGTTACTTCGTTAACAAGGGTTTGTAATGTTTCTAGTTTAGGTTTTAACTCAGAGGGTTCTTTATCAAGGACTTCTTTTACTTCTTTAACAGCATCAGTAATTTTAATTCCTTGTTCTTGAGAGATTTTATCTTTAAGATCATGATTAACTAATTTTTCTGTAGTATAGATGTAGCTTTCAGCTTCATTCCTAAGATCAATTTTTTCTTTCTTCTTTTTATCTTCATCAGAAAACTTTTCTGCATCTTCTTTTAGTTTTTCAATTTCTTCTTTAGATAGTTTTGAACTGGATTCTATAGTAATTTTTGCTTCTTTTTGGGTTCCAAGATCTTTAGCAGTTACATTAATTATTCCATTAGCATCAATATCAAATTTCACTTCAATTTGTGGGATTCCTCTAGGAGCTGGTGGTAAATCAGTTAGATTGAAACTTCCTAAAGATACATTATCAGTTGCCATAGGGCGCTCACCTTGAACAATATGGATAGTTACAGCAGTTTGATTATCTGCAGCAGTTGTGAAAACTTTGCTTTTAGAGGTTGGGATTGTTGTATTTCTTTCAATTAGTGGCTCTCTAACACCACCTAGAGTTTCAATTCCTAAAGTTAATGGAGTTACATCAAGTAAAACAATATCACTGGTAACATCTCCTGCAATAACACCTGCCTGAATTGCTGCTCCCATAGCTACTGCTTCCATTGGATCAACTCCTGATTCAACACTTTGACCTACAACCTCACTAACAAATTTTCTAACTAGTGGAATTCTAGTTGGACCTCCAACCATTACAATTTTACTAATATCAGAATTTGAAAGTTTTGCATCTTCTAATGCTTTAATAATTGAAGGCTTACATCGTTCAACAATTGGTCGAATTAATTCATCTAGTTTTGCTCTTGTAATTCTCAATTCAAGATTTTTTGCACCAGTTGATGGATCATGTGCTATAAATGGTAAATTAACATCTGTTTCCATCACAGTAGATAATTCAATTTTTGCTTTTTCAGATGCTTCTCTGATTCTTGTCATTGCAGTTGAATCATTTGAAAGATCAATTCCTTCCTTTTTCTTGAATTCATCTACAATGTAATCAATTAGAACTTTATCCATATCAGTTCCTCCTAATTGGGTATCACCAGAAGTACTCATTACTTCAAATACGCCACCACCCATTTCCATTATAGTTACATCTAAGGTTCCACCACCAAAATCAAATACCAAAATTTTCATATCATCTTTAGCTTTATCCAATCCATATGCCAAAGATGCTGCAGTTGGTTCATTGATTATTCTTACAACATCAAGACCTGCAATTGTTCCAGCATCCTTAGTTGCCTGTCTCTGATTATCATCAAAATATGCAGGTACAGTAATTACTGCTTTTTCAACTTTTTCACCAACAAAAGATTCTGCATCAGCTTTAATCTTTTGGAGAATAAAAGCAGAGATTTGTTGTGGTTTGTATTCTTTATCTTTAATTTTAAAAGTATAATCAGTTCCCATCTTTCTTTTAGCTGCCACAATTGTACTATCAGGATTAGTTACAGCCTGTCTTCTTGCAGGTTCTCCAACTAATAGATCACCGTCTTTTGTGAACGCAACTACAGATGGAAATGCTTTACCACCTACAGTGGAACCCTCAGCAGCAGGAATGATTGTGGGTTTTCCACCCATAACTACTGCAGCAGCAGAGTTACTTGTTCCTAAATCGATTCCAATTATTTTTGTCATTTTTTATCATCATCCTTTTTTGAAATTTCTACTAATGTTGGTCTTATAACCCTCTCATGAGAAATATATCCTTTCCTGATCTCCTTTGTAATTGTATTATCATCTAAATCTGGATCAGAAATTATTGAAATAGCTTCATGCAAATTTGGATTAAAAATTTCACCTAATGCATCAATAGGAACTACATTGTATTTACTCAATAAAGAATCCATATTTTTTAGAATTGATTCAAGACCTTCAGTGTTAATTTTACTTTCAGAAAAAACATTTTTTGCTCTTACAAAATCATCATATATTTTAAGAAAATCTAAAACAAATTCATCAATTTTTGCATTAACTCCCCTTTCAATATCGGATTGTGTTTTTTTATTTAGGTTTTGAAAATCAGCTAAAACATGTTTTAATTTCTCTTCAGTTTCATTTGATTTTTTCTTTTCAATGTCCAATAATTTTTCTAGTTCTTCAATTTTATTCTTTGAATCCTCTAATACTTGATCAAGCTGATTATCTTCAGTTTTATTTTCTTTTACTACACTAACAGGTATTTCATCAGGATTTTTTTCATCAGACATTTCAAACAGAATAATAAATTAGCTAATTTATACTCTTATTGGATTGTTTCACATAAAGGATTAGCCTTTACTACAATCAAATCAGAATTCTGTTTTGATTTTTCAATATTATCAAAATCTGATTTTGAACATGCTACAACTATTGTGGTCTTATCGCTATGAAATAAATCAAAATTTGGATCTTCATAAGCTTCAACATCACCAATGTAATCGCGTAATCGTGAAGTCAGATTTTGAAGCATTTCTATTTTATCGCCTCTCATTGCATGTTGATCTAAAGTCCATGACAATGCAATTTTTGTTCTACTAGCTTTAAGATCATTTTTCTTTAAAGTGGCACGAATTTCATCAATTAGACGTTTAATGTAGCCATCAATTCCTTTTACACTTCCATTAATTAAATACATTAAAGAATTTGCTCCTTCAAATGAGGAACCAAGAGATTTTAGATCAAAAAGCCCACTTATCATATTATCAAGATATATTTCTTGAAAATCATCTGATGATAGATCATTTTTTGTAATGTCATCTTGAGCATATTTACAGACTTCTAAAACACTGCACAAACTGGAAAATCTGGATAGTATGTTAATCGCATGAAAATGTTCAGATGATGAAATTGCAACAAACCTTTTCTCTTTTTTTCCTGTTGTAAGCAAATCAGATAATGAAGAGTCTTCTTTTCCATTGAAAGATCCAATAGTTTTTGGTTGTTGATTAAGATCTTCTAAAGGATAATAAAAATAAGAAATTTGTTTTCCAACTTCAAGTCCTGTTACATGTTCAAGTAATGAAATATTTTCATTATTACCCCCAAATCCTGTTGGTAGAGTAAAAATAACAGAACTATTTTTTTTTAGTGATGTAACTGCATCCTTAAATTTTGAATGAATTTCTGTTTTGATATCTTGTCCTGTTTTTCTAATTCTGGGAGTAAAGAACAGGTATTGTGCTTTTGAGATTGCTACATCTATTGGTTCCATTGCTAACAAAGGTTCATCTTCTTTTAGAGAGGATACATTTGGGTAAGTTTTAGCAATTTCAGCTTTTAGAGAAATTGCTGATGGAGTTGATTCATCAATAATGTAAACATCTGCTCCCTTTATGGCCATTTGAGATGCAATAGCATATCCCTCTGTACTGAGTCCATAAACAACAACTTTTGCTCCCCCCATTACACTAACAGCTAAGTAATAGACTAAGAAAAACTTATTGAACTATCTAGAATTATGAAAATTACTTGAAAATATGGATAGATATTCTTACTCCAAAACAATTATTGTTTTCAGAACCAATAATTGAGAAATTAGGGAAAAAACATCAACTTTTGTGCACTTCTAGAGATTATGGAGAAGTGTCAAAATTGGCAAAAATACGTAATTTTGACCTTATTTTTGTAGGAAAACATGGTGGAGGAGATAAAAAATCCAAGCTTGAAGCCAGCATAAACAGAATCGAAAAACTCTCCAAAAAAATAATATCATTTTCGCCGGATATTGTAATTAGTTTTTGTTCTCCTGAAGCAGCAAGAATTTCGTTTGGTTTGGGAATTAAGCATATAGCGTTTTGTGATTCTCCACATGCAGATGCTGTAATGAGATTAACCCTACCATTAATTCAAAAACTACTAATTCCTTATGCAATACCAAAAAATGAATTTAGTAAATTTGGAATTAACCAAAAAAATATAATTTCATATAAAGCAATAGATGCTTTTGTAACAATACAAAGGAGAACTAATAACAATGAAAGATTACCATTTTATAAAAATAAACAAAAGAATATTCTAATCAGAATTGAAGAAGAAGAAGCAGCATACACATCAAAATCAAGTAACATTATTCCAATTATTAAAAAAATTATAAAAGATCACAATAATAAAAATATTGTAATTTTAGGAAGATATACTAACCAAATTAGCAATCTTCAAAAAATTCTAGGTAAAAAAGTGAAAGTTGTTAAAATGAGATATGATGGAAAGCATTTGTTAAATAACACAGATATTTTTATAGGATCGGGTGGAACTATGACTGCTGAATCAGCTTTAATGGGAATTCCAACAATTTCATATAATGCAGTTCCAAACATTATTGAGAATTTTTTGGTATTAAAAAAACTGGTGAAAAGAGAAACAAATCCTGAAAAAATTTCTAATTTTATAAAAAGAAGTTTTGAATCAAAGAATAATTTTAGTCAAAAACGAGCACAAAAAATTGTAGAAAATATGGAAGATCCAATTCAAAAATTAATTGAGATTATCAAAGAATAGATTTAGTTTAGTAGTTAGTAACAAATTGAATAAAAAGTTCATTAAGGGAATGAGTGTGCTCGATTTAGCAGCCCGGTAGTGTAGCGGTCAAGCATAGAGGCCTTTGAAGCCTTTGACCCCAGTTCGAGTCTGGGCCGGGCTACTTTTTTAAAATAAAGTAGACTGTAACACGAATATAACATAGTGAGTTTTTCTAAAAATAGGCGTAATGACAGATATAATTTTAGGAATGGGAGAAGTCGGTGAAACCATCTATGAGTTACTAGTTGAGAGAAATTTTGATTGTGTAGGAATTGATATAGATAGTTCAAAATGCAAAAATTTTTCTGAAATATCTACGATTGTTAATCCTGAATATCTACATGTATGCTTGCCAGGAGAAATAGAAGAATTTGAAAAGACAGTCCTAGATTTCATTACCAAAATTAATGATTTAAAAGCTGTTTTGATTCATTCAACAGTTAAACCGGGAACAACAAAAAAAATTCAAGAAAAATCTGAAATTCCTATTTTGTATTCTCCAGTTAGAGGAGTTCATAGAAGATTTTTAGAGGATATTAAAAAATATACAAAATTTATTTCATCTGATATGAATCAGCTTGATTCAAAAATAAAATTGGGTTTAGAACAAAGATTTCATAAAATTAATTGGATGTCAACTACAAAAACAGCAGAGTTAGCAAAAATTTTAGTTGATACAACATATTATGGATGGCTAATAAATTATGCTCAAATTACAAAAATGATATGTGAAAAGGAAGGAGTTGATTTTGATGAAATGTGGAAATTTGCAGATGAAATTCATGAATACTTGGGCAATAGACCAAAAATGTATCCTGGAATTATAGGAGGACACTGTGTCATTCCGAATTTAAGTCTAATAGAATATGACAACTTGGAAATTATTAAAAAAATAAATGAAACGTTTGAAAAATCAAAAAAAGAATGATGTTTTAAAAATCTAGTTTCGTGAGAAGTTTTGAAGCAATAATAAATAAAGTGGATGCAATTCCTACAAGTACCAACATTTCAAAAATTACAAAGTCAGTAATATTTCCAAAAATTCCAGCTCTAATTACATCTACAAGATATGTTAATGGATTTAGATAAAACGCTGATCTTAATGGTTCTGGAGCACCTGCAGCAGGATAAAATGCAGTACTAACAAATGCAAAAAAAAGAAAAACAGTATTAATAATTACGTTAAATCCTTCACTTGAGCGTAATCTGGTAGAAATGATTGATGCCAATGAACCAAATAATACAGAACCAGTAATTGCACCAAATACAATTATCGGTATTGTAATTAATGAAAATTCAACTGATTCAAAAAATACAGGATATCCAACTAAGGCTATCAAAGTTGCACTTACTAATCCAACAATTCCTATAGTACAGATATTGCTCAGAATGTAATGACTTCTGGTAAACGGTCCTGACATTATCTGTTCAAACATTCCATGTCGTCTATCATTCCAAATAATAATTCCAGAAACAAGAGTACTATTCATTATATTGAATCCAATCATACCTGAAGCAAGATATGCAGGATAATCAAGATCTTTTGCTCCAAAAGGTACATCATTAATTAAAGGTGCATAAGCAAACCCTGCTACAAAAATATAGATTAATGGGAATATAACTTGCCAAATTAAAAATCCAGGATTTAGAGAAATTGTCAGATTTCTATTTACGAGTCTAATTATTGGATGCATTATCTCTCATCATTTTTAAAAATATTTCTTCAAGATTTGTAGGAACTGCTGACAAGTCTTCAATATCAATATTATTTTCATTAAGTATTCTTAGGACTTGTAGCAATACAAGTTCAGATTTTTTAGAATGAATGATAATATTAGTTCCATTCTCAAAATCAATTCTACAATCAGAAATTTTTGATAAAAGAGAAATAATTTCATTTTGTTTTTTCAACAAGTGGATTTTTATGGTTTTTTCTTTACCAAATCTATTCTTGAGTGCATCAGGTGAATCAACTGTTAGAATTTTACCTTTGTCAATAATTGCAATTTCATCACAAAGATATTCTGCTTCGGATAGAATGTGTGTTGTATAAAAAATTGTAAGGCCAGTTTTTACTTTATTTTTTAAATAATCTAAGAGATTTCTTCTTGCACTAGGATCTAAACCAACAGTAGGTTCATCTAAAAACAATAATTCCATATCATGCATAAATTCACGTGCTACCTGAACTCTTCTTCGTTGTCCAATGGAAAGATCCTCATTTCTTTTTTTTCGAATTTCAACTAGATCAAAATCTATCAAAAGTTGTTCAATTCTTTGCTTACGTTCATGCTTTGGTACATTCCACATCATTCCATATTTATCAAGAGATTTTTCTACAGATAGTGTAGGCTCATAACTTGGTTGTTGGAGCACTACTCCAATTTTGTGTCGTATTTGAAGAGGATTTGCTACAGCATCTATTCCTAATATAGAAAGAGAGCCAGTAGTAGGAGGAATCAAAGTAGTAAGAAGTTTGATCATAGTAGATTTCCCAGCCCCATTAGGACCTAAAAATCCAAAAACTTGTCCTGATTTTACTGATAATTGTAAATCATTAACAGCTTTTACTGAACCATAAGATTTTGTTAAATTTTCTACATTAATACAAGACATGATAAAACTGCGATCTTCCTCTTAATTTAGTTAATGAGATAATATTAGGAAGATTTCAAAAGAGCATAATTGTACTTTAATAGAAAATAAGGAATTAAGGAAAAAGCAGATTTAGATGTGAAGTATTCCTAAAATGACGTAATTTTGCGATCAATTTTTTGAATTAAAGAAACATTCATGCATATGAAATTTTTATTAATAGAACAAGTTTACAAAAAATGAATTGTCTGAATTAGAAGATCTCATGAATAAATTGATCGAACAAAAACCAGAGTTAACAAAAGGGATTATTGATGAACTAATAAAGCAAAAAAAAGAAAAAATTGGTGCAGGTTATCTGACTGATCAAGGAGCACTATTTCTAATTGCTTCAGATTATGGAGTTACGTTATCAGAGCCCCTTAAAGCTGAAATGGCATTAAAAGATCTTTATGCAGGAGCCAAAGAGATCTCTTTAGAAACACGAGTTTTGAATCTTTCTCCCGCAAAACAATTTTCAAGAAAAGATGGTTCGCCATTTTATCTTAGAACAATGACAGTATACGATACAAATTCTACCGCTAGTGTGAAACTATGGGATGAAAAAGCCAATCTTCCAGGTATTGAAAATCTAAAACCGGGTGATTTAATTAAAATCATCAAAGCTTATGTAAAATCAGATCTTGATGGTTCACCAACAATCAATATTGGTTCAGGCTCCAATATTGAAACTACAGATACAGAAAGTGAAATTCCAACAATTGACACTATTACAAAGGATGTAAGTGAATTAAAGGAAGGTCAAAGAGATCTTGTTGTTTCAGGAATGATTGATGGGATAATTAGTGAAATGCAATTTACAAATTCTAGAGGGCAGCCTGGAAAAGCACTCAGAATGAGGCTCAAAGGAAAAGAAGGAATTGGCATGAGAGTTGTTTTATGGGGTAAAGACGAATCAGAAATTCCAAATATGATATCGCAATCAGCCAAAGTAAGATTACTTGGAGTCAGAGTAAAATCTGGAAATCAAGGATTGGAAATTCATGGAAATGATGCAACTATTATAGAAATTGAAGGTGGAAAAGAAGCTGAACCAGTAATAGCAAGAGTGCTTTCATTATCACCAAGCGAAAATGGAAGAAATTTAATTCTAGCAGTTGATAATAATAGAAACTTATACAACATCACGGATTTTTCAAACTCTACAAGTATTTGTGTTGAAGGTGATGTTATAGAATGCATGCCATCAAAAGTTTATGGAAATTCAATAACATTAGATAATAATTCTTTTGTAAGAAAACTAGATAATGATGAATCAATACCAACTATTTCTCAAATTAGAACGAAAATCAATGATGTTAAAGTTGATGGAAATTATTGTATAGAAGCCATTGTCTTAAAAGTTCCAGAAAGACGAGAAGTTCAAACAAAGTCTGGCGAATCAATATTACTCTCAGAGATGTTTGTAGAAGATGACACAGGCCAAATTTGGGTTAAAGGATGGAGAAATCAAGCAAGACTAGTTGATAAATGTGAATTAGGAGAGATTGTTTCAATTACTGGATTAAATTCAAAAGCTGGTCTTGAAGGAAGAATTGAACTTTTTTTGACACCTTTTTCAAAAATTACTAAGAAAAATTAAGAATCCCAAAACCCCCTAGTTACAACATATTGTCTCTCTGCCTCATAGATTTGTTTGAACAAATGTTCTTCATCAACCATATTACGTAATATTCTTGCAGCAGTATCTGCACCAACACCATATCCAGACATTACAGTGATAGCAATTTTGCCAAAATTCTCCACCAGTGAACTAACTTTCCAGGCACGAACAAACTTATGTTTTTCATCAGCAGATAGTTTTTTTCCTTCATGTTTTTTTCGAATAATTTTAGGAAGATCATAATCAGAATAGTATGTTGTAGTAATTTGTCTACCTTTACAATATGGGCATACTAAGATATTTTTTACTTCTGATGTCTCAACTACTTTTTCCCATTTTCCACATCTAGCACAAATCAATCTATGTTTTGTTTTTTCAAGCCTTGCTTTTACAAGATCTATAATTCCTTTATCTAGATTTGCTGGTGATGAATAATATTTTGATGTATGATCTAAAATTGGTTCGGCTAATTTTGAAAAATTATCAACTTCCATCCATTTAACATAGATATCATTATTTCGAATTTTTTTTAATATTTTATCAGAATTTTTCAAATCATATTTATCATGAAATAGTTCACGAAGTGCCTCATTTACAAGTGCAGTTTTTGAATATCTTTCATATAAAAATCGGGCAGACTTTCGTTCATAAATTGCACCTCGTCCTACAATACCAAATTTTTTTGCAACACACCATGTTCTCCAATTCACATTATGAGTTCCGGTTAGGGATGCAGAAATAATCGAATTAAGATCATAATCATCTTTAAGAATTTCGAAGAAAAGTTTTTCTGAAATTCTTGATCTTGATGATAAAACTATTCTATAACCATCGGATCTTGAATCAACTACTGATCCTAATACAGAAGAAAGCATTGAGGATAATAGTGTAGATAATGTGGAATTAATTTTTGTTCCAAAACATGAATGAATACAAATTGACCCTTGGGATTTATTTGATTCAACTATTATATGGTTATCATCAGGAATATCTTGAAATTTTAAATTCTCGATAATTTTATTGGTTAATTCAAGTTTACCATTTCTAACCTCACTCCGAAAATAACCTACCTTTCTTGCAGTTTTATAATCAATGGGAATACTTTCACCTTCCCAATAAGGGACGGTTATTCCCCTACCTCTAAATGGCTCAACATTTACTGTAAATGATTTTTCATCAACATTTAGTATTCTCCATTGAGATCCTTTTAAAACAAAGATATTTCCTGAATCACCATAATCTCCCACAAATCTTTGATCTAATGAACCAATGATTTTTTTTCCAACACTGTCAAATACTTTGAATTTAAGAATATCAGGAATTGTTGAAAGATTCTCAAAATAATATTTGAATGATCGTCCTTTCTTCCAAAAAGTCATTTTTGTTCTGTCAAAAAATATCAAATAGTTTGAATCCAATAGATCCAAAACATCAATCAATTCTTCAATCTTCAAATTTCGAAATGGGAATGCCTTAGTAACTAATTCAAAAGTTTGATCGACCGAAAGTTCACCAATTTGCATAGTTAATCCTACTAAATGATGTGCTAAAACATCCAATGAACCTAGATGAATATTTTGTTCTTCAATTGAGCCTTCTTTAATACGATCAAGAATTGCACGAGCTTCAAATTCATCATCTGAATTATTTGTAATGATTAGTCCTTTAGCAGAAGCTTCACGATTATGTCTGCTTCTACCTATTCTTTGAACTAATTTTGATACTTGTCTAGGGGAACCATAATGGATAACCAATTCAACTGAACCTATATCTAATCCTAATTCAAGAGATGATGTACATACAACAATTCCTTTATTTCCATCACGCAGTGTTTGCTCTGTTTCTTCTCTTACTTCTTTTGATAATGAACCATGATGCAATTCAATATGGATAGAAGACTTTTCTTTTAAGATCGAAGCAAGAAATTCGGCTTCACCCCTTGTGTTAGTAAATAACAAAATAGGGGAATTCAAATCGAGATCTATAACATACTCAATAATTTTCTCAGCAACATCTGAAATTGAACCATCAACATACTTTACTTCTACGTCATATTTTCTTACTGATGTATCTTGAATGATTTCACATTTTCTTTTGGTACCTACAACAAATTTTCCTGCTTCCTCAAAATTTCCAATTGTTGCTGATAATCCTATTCTTGTAAGAGGAAATTTAGAATTTAATTCCAGTCTTTCAACACTTAAAGAAAGTTGTGAGCCTCTTTCACTTGCAAGTAATTCGTGTACTTCATCAATTATCAACCATTCTAACTCAGATAATGCATTTAGCATTTTTAATTGTGTCAAAAGAATCACTAAAGTTTCAGGTGTTGTAATAAGAATATCTGGTGGATTTTCATTGATTTTTTTTCTATCTTTTTGAGAAGTATCACCATGTCTTATTTCAAGAGTTAATTCATTTTCATGAGCATATTGTGTGATTCTTCTAAAAACATCTCGATTTAAAGCGCGTAATGGAGTAATGTAAAGAGCTTTTATTTTTCCTTTTATTTTTGAATTTTTTAAAAGTGAAAAGATTGGGATTACAGAACATTCGGTTTTTCCAGAACCAGTAGGAGCAATAACAAGACAATCTTTTTTTTGTAGTATAATTGGTGAAGCTTTTTTCTGAATTTCTGTTAAATTAGTAAATCCAAATTTTTTAAATAGAGATTCAAGAATTGGGTTTGTCTGTTGAATTTGTTCGTAATCTTTCATAAGCAATTACACCGACTAAACCAAGTGCAAATAAAAACACAGTAATTACTGGAATTGAATCAAAAATTTCTGCCATTCATAAACTTTGGAATGACTCATTAAAAATCTTAACCAATTTCAGATAACCCTAAAGCATGAATTTGGTAAGAAAAAGATTCATTGTCAAGTGCCCAGTAAATATTCCCAGAATATTTGGATGAAGTTTTGAATAAATGAATTTTGATATGAGTAAAGGGATCTAT of the Nitrosopumilus sp. genome contains:
- the dnaJ gene encoding molecular chaperone DnaJ, translating into MSAKRDYYEVLGVSKTTSPEEIKKQYRKLALKFHPDRNKSDEAAEHFKEISEAYAVLSDPEKKQIYDQHGHAGVDGRYSSEDIFQGARGDFSDIFGRGGGGFESIFESIFGRGGGGGFGFNQQRGSDILYQTSVTLEDVLHGKKMEIEINKQIQCNTCNGTGCKPGTNKKTCSSCNGQGQVRQSRNMGFASFVTAVPCSSCRGNGTIIETPCDDCKGRAIKQGSKKVTFEIPPGIDSGDYTVQNEGNEIPNGSNGDLIIRVRVQPHSIFKRDGKDIFYDHNVSMVDAALGCDIIVPTLEGSEKIKVDSGSQPNTIVKLKGKGVPYINSRGRGDQYVRIVVNIPQKLNKQQKKLLDEFKKISE
- the dnaK gene encoding molecular chaperone DnaK, producing the protein MTKIIGIDLGTSNSAAAVVMGGKPTIIPAAEGSTVGGKAFPSVVAFTKDGDLLVGEPARRQAVTNPDSTIVAAKRKMGTDYTFKIKDKEYKPQQISAFILQKIKADAESFVGEKVEKAVITVPAYFDDNQRQATKDAGTIAGLDVVRIINEPTAASLAYGLDKAKDDMKILVFDFGGGTLDVTIMEMGGGVFEVMSTSGDTQLGGTDMDKVLIDYIVDEFKKKEGIDLSNDSTAMTRIREASEKAKIELSTVMETDVNLPFIAHDPSTGAKNLELRITRAKLDELIRPIVERCKPSIIKALEDAKLSNSDISKIVMVGGPTRIPLVRKFVSEVVGQSVESGVDPMEAVAMGAAIQAGVIAGDVTSDIVLLDVTPLTLGIETLGGVREPLIERNTTIPTSKSKVFTTAADNQTAVTIHIVQGERPMATDNVSLGSFNLTDLPPAPRGIPQIEVKFDIDANGIINVTAKDLGTQKEAKITIESSSKLSKEEIEKLKEDAEKFSDEDKKKKEKIDLRNEAESYIYTTEKLVNHDLKDKISQEQGIKITDAVKEVKEVLDKEPSELKPKLETLQTLVNEVTTELYKNATPPPGPEGQQGSAEGQPNESSSTDENKSN
- a CDS encoding nucleotide exchange factor GrpE, producing the protein MSDEKNPDEIPVSVVKENKTEDNQLDQVLEDSKNKIEELEKLLDIEKKKSNETEEKLKHVLADFQNLNKKTQSDIERGVNAKIDEFVLDFLKIYDDFVRAKNVFSESKINTEGLESILKNMDSLLSKYNVVPIDALGEIFNPNLHEAISIISDPDLDDNTITKEIRKGYISHERVIRPTLVEISKKDDDKK
- a CDS encoding DUF354 domain-containing protein; the encoded protein is MKIWIDILTPKQLLFSEPIIEKLGKKHQLLCTSRDYGEVSKLAKIRNFDLIFVGKHGGGDKKSKLEASINRIEKLSKKIISFSPDIVISFCSPEAARISFGLGIKHIAFCDSPHADAVMRLTLPLIQKLLIPYAIPKNEFSKFGINQKNIISYKAIDAFVTIQRRTNNNERLPFYKNKQKNILIRIEEEEAAYTSKSSNIIPIIKKIIKDHNNKNIVILGRYTNQISNLQKILGKKVKVVKMRYDGKHLLNNTDIFIGSGGTMTAESALMGIPTISYNAVPNIIENFLVLKKLVKRETNPEKISNFIKRSFESKNNFSQKRAQKIVENMEDPIQKLIEIIKE
- a CDS encoding NAD-binding protein, giving the protein MTDIILGMGEVGETIYELLVERNFDCVGIDIDSSKCKNFSEISTIVNPEYLHVCLPGEIEEFEKTVLDFITKINDLKAVLIHSTVKPGTTKKIQEKSEIPILYSPVRGVHRRFLEDIKKYTKFISSDMNQLDSKIKLGLEQRFHKINWMSTTKTAELAKILVDTTYYGWLINYAQITKMICEKEGVDFDEMWKFADEIHEYLGNRPKMYPGIIGGHCVIPNLSLIEYDNLEIIKKINETFEKSKKE
- a CDS encoding ABC transporter permease — its product is MHPIIRLVNRNLTISLNPGFLIWQVIFPLIYIFVAGFAYAPLINDVPFGAKDLDYPAYLASGMIGFNIMNSTLVSGIIIWNDRRHGMFEQIMSGPFTRSHYILSNICTIGIVGLVSATLIALVGYPVFFESVEFSLITIPIIVFGAITGSVLFGSLASIISTRLRSSEGFNVIINTVFLFFAFVSTAFYPAAGAPEPLRSAFYLNPLTYLVDVIRAGIFGNITDFVIFEMLVLVGIASTLFIIASKLLTKLDF
- a CDS encoding ABC transporter ATP-binding protein; the encoded protein is MSCINVENLTKSYGSVKAVNDLQLSVKSGQVFGFLGPNGAGKSTMIKLLTTLIPPTTGSLSILGIDAVANPLQIRHKIGVVLQQPSYEPTLSVEKSLDKYGMMWNVPKHERKQRIEQLLIDFDLVEIRKKRNEDLSIGQRRRVQVAREFMHDMELLFLDEPTVGLDPSARRNLLDYLKNKVKTGLTIFYTTHILSEAEYLCDEIAIIDKGKILTVDSPDALKNRFGKEKTIKIHLLKKQNEIISLLSKISDCRIDFENGTNIIIHSKKSELVLLQVLRILNENNIDIEDLSAVPTNLEEIFLKMMRDNASNN